A stretch of DNA from Hirundo rustica isolate bHirRus1 chromosome 1, bHirRus1.pri.v3, whole genome shotgun sequence:
GGAGATTGATATAGTGGGGGGCAGAAGCCCATCTCTGACTGTTGGGTTGGTACGTGGGTGAGAAGGATGTATTctctcttcctttgcttttttttccctttgcttcaAACAACCATTTGGCTTTATTTCCCCAGTAAGACTTAATTAGAATGCTTTAGAAAAACCAATcctatttttaacatttcatatTGGTCATAAAATGAAATTCCTGCCCTCATTTTATTTAATAGCTAATTTACGTTAGGGCACAATTTGACAGCACTGctcaatttcttttaaaattttttttattctatacATTAAGGTGTTAGAGGCAAAGAGACACATTGTCCTATGTGTTCATTGATTAAAGTGGTTGAATCTTGTAGAATGTGTACTTCTATGTGTGTTGAATGTGCACATTCTAGTTTGGACACATTCAAAATATGGGACTGAAGcagttttgagaaagaaaatctcaTTAAATCCAATGATAAATTAACGGCAATGACCAAACACAGGTACTGAGGAGAAGCACTTCAGAAAGGAGTGCTAGGTAAGTTCCCATGTTAGCAGGCTCTCCATCACCCTTTGTATCCGTCACAGAGAATAAAGCAGTTCTCCACAGGCTGTCTCTCAAAACTGTCATTGGGTCTGAACAAAGCAGGGTGCCATCTCAAAAAACAGATCCTATTTTTCTATGCAGGCTGAAGCTCCTACCAGCTGAACAAAACAAGGCTTTACTTTTGATGAAAttaaagaatacaaaaaaaaaaaaaaaatactgctatGGCAGCTTTCTCCCCACTGTGGTATCCTACTTAAACAATAGTGATCTTTTACACTATCAGTCATAAAAGATAGGACTGGGAAAAGCTGATTataagaaaggagaaagaattgGCAAGGAAGGAATAAGGAAGGTAAATGACTAAAACGTGTATCAGCTGGCATGACAGTGAATTCAAGGAAGATGAACTATTTTATAAAAAGCAATCTGGTCCAGCAGACATAGCAAttaacttgttttctttctggaaaatgGGATAACAGTTTCTTCCACAAACCAAGCCCAGAAATCTCACTATCACTGACAGATagctaaaagaaaaggaaacaaaaaaaccattttGATCACTTCCAAATTTAACAGTGATATTTTCTTGTAGCGGGATTTGAGAAAATAGAATTGAAATTTGTCTAATTAGATGAAATGTATACTTATACCTGGTTTTCCAGGTATAAGTATGTATTTTAAGAACCTGGTAAATAGCTCTAACTGTTAACATACATGTTGAGAGATTGAATAAAATGTGTTCACTTTTATTCCAAGGGTCTTGCATTTGTGTGCACTTCTATCACAGGTGAGAAAAAACGTAAAAACCCCAACTATGGCAAAGCCTGACTGATGAACTGTTACGTATTTGAATGGACATTATGATATCTTGTAGTAATAGCGCCTTACTTTCTTTGTTCTGCAGGTACACAAAGATGAAGACAGCAACCAACATCTACATCTTCAACCTGGCTATGGCAGATGCGCTTGTTACCACCACCATGCCCTTCCAAAGCACCGAGTACCTGATGAACTCCTGGCCTTTTGGTGATGTGCTATGTAAAATAGTGATTTCTATCGACTATTATAACATGTTTACCAGCATTTTCACGCTCACCATGATGAGTGTCGATCGATACATTGCTGTGTGTCACCCTGTGAAGGCTCTGGACTTTCGTACACCTCTCAAAGCAAAGATAATCAACATCTGTATCTGGCTGCTGTCCTCATCTGTTGGTATATCAGCAATAGTTCTTGGAGGCACCAAAGTCAGGGAAGGTGAGTGTGCATTCAAAATTCGGACTTATTTCTCAACTGGCAATAAATTGTAGGTTCAACTATTGATCAAACCTTATTTATTCCTTCTTCAAAAGTACACCCAAATTCCTGGCATTTTGAAATATATAGTGGAACATCACAGTACAACATATAAATCATTTAAGCTCAGATGTCCCTGccaaataaaagaacaaaatgcaCTTTCGAGCACCGTCTGTGCTAGAATGAAACCATCAAAAACTACAAGCAGACAGCAGGGGAAAATTATCAGGAGTTTAATCAGAATGGGCAAATCTAGGATCAGTTTAGGTTGAAACTTGAAACGTGGGCTTaagggttattttttttgtgtagCTGTTGTGAGAGTAGTTCCAATGAAGTCCCAAGAGCAGAAGCTAGAATTCTTGGGAGTTTATTATCACCAGCCATTTCACAGAATGTGAAGGCAtggtgaagaaaggaaaagtcagTAGCGGGAGAGAGACAATTAAGATATATTATATATGACAATATCTCAATATCATATTTCAAAAAGGATGGGAATTTATATGGAAACCTGGAAAAGCTGAGAATAAGGATTGTCACAGGAAGCAGAAATTCAGGCTATGGCAGGGAAACAGCTACTAGAACAGAAAGCCAGAGAAAACTGTATGCAGATTATGTGTTGGCTTTGCTTGAAATTTCTATTCCATGAAGAACTGTGGATTTAGCCCCTATAGCTCCTGACTCATTACCGTACAGTGGGGTTAACCTGATTTTGATATCTTCCTTgagaaggaagagggagaagcATTTTCACTCACATGTGCCTCCTACCCACGGGTGTAAGTGCAATACAAGGGGCATCTCAGTGTCTTCAAAAGGGCTAGACACTTCTATTGGTGTCCTTGGGTTGGGGTCATCCCATTACTGGATGGCTGAATAAAATACAAGGCATTTATTTGGTAAGAGTCTTGTTTGGGATATAAACAAactttagaaaaattatttataatttcctGCACTATCCACCTTTTCTGTTTAGAGTGGTTTCACTCCTCTTGAGACAAATGTTTACCTAAGGACACTGTTTCCTCTGGCAGAGACAATAAATGCTGTATGTTAAGATGTTTGACATATACCAGTGTGAAAAATCATTTCAGTAACAGCTACTCAAGGGCAGATAGATTTGTCTGAAGATATATAGATCTTGTTCTTGCTGTTAGTCTTCTGTTATATATGTGGAAGAAAAGTCCTCTGGAAGCTCTTCAGTGCTTTGGGGAATCGTGTCTTGGTCTGCAGTGCAGTAACTCTTCTCCCCAGCAAAGTTTTGACAGGCTCTATAAAACAAAGTCTAGCTGGGTAAACATTAACCTAGGCATAATTGGGAAGAATGTCTTGCTCATATGAGATCTTGAAGGCCATGGGACAATGGCTCAGACAGGCGTTTTGTTGGAGCATGAATGACAGGAATATTTCTGTCATTCAATGTCAGCAGCATGTTTAGATCAAGGGGGTCCTCTGAGGCCAGCAATGATTAAATGCCTTTTCCATGCCATGTAGAAGGCAGACCTTCTTTTTAGCTTATGAAACAGAGGCTGGTAATACAGAATGCAGCTGGGCTAAATGAGGTTAGAAATATTGGCAACTGCTTGTCAGCTGCTACTGTTCCTCCCTGCTTGTCTGATCTAAGGTCTCTCTTGAGCATTTAGTGTCAATTACCTTGTCTGGTGTGTTCATGAATTGCGCTGATAAATGCTGAAGTGGAAAGGCGAGGATGCTGCCTTTACCTGACAGCTGGAGCTCAGGCCTGAAACTTTATGTTATGTTGGTTAAAACAGTTGTAGTTTATATGCTTCAGGGCCACTGTTGGATTCACATTTAAGCAACAACTGAAAAGTAAATGGAATGTGATTATACTTGAGGTTCCCTAACTGTGCTCAGTTAATCCATTTTGTTATCACAGCTCAGAATTGTTCCCAGATGTGTCCTTTTAGATacatttttcctgcagaataAATTTTACATCTGTGTAAATTTTCCTGCTCTGGCCTTAATGGAGCTTTTCTTGCTGAAGAATTGTTCAGCTataaaaaaaacaataaaggtataaaattaattattcatatTGCCAGTAAGGGTATGAAGGGTATGAAAGGGACACAATCAATATTATATATCTAATGTGTATGTTTCCTAGGTCAAGATTAAGATTAACCTTAAATGGTAATTTATCACACACATTATAGGATATATTTACATCAAATATCATATAGAATTCAGTGCTTTTCCTTAAATACATCAATGAATTTGGACTATTTGGCTTTCAAAGTGGAACATGTCAGTATGAAATCTGAAGTTTATGACACTACTCATAGTTCTGCAACCTTTCaggcagtaaaaataaaatacaaattggATTTTATTATGTTCCACTTACAAAGttccagaaaattaatattgtATTGTGCATTATGACCAGAATTTCTATTGACTGTTCCCTACTTGTAAACTGGTAAAATGTAAATGGATCCCATAAAGTACTTTGCCATGGCATTACATATATCAAGTGCAATacataaatattaatgaatttaGAATAAGATTCTCCATAGAGAGTAAACAGCAATGAGATGCAAGATAATAATTACATTTGTATTTGATAATTTGGAATTCTAAAATAACATTATCAACCACAAGTTATAGCAGAATATCGTGAGGATGACCTAAAGATTTTGATCAAATTGTGAAATTATGTCAGCAGATCTGAAGTGGGGATTTCTCCTGGGACTGAGTTTCAGTGAGTAGCTAGATGTGGTCTGGAGAAACCATCCCTGCTCACACTTCATTTTCATCCCACACATCTGGAGACAGCTTTACTAATTTAGATAATACAGCTGCATCCTGATTTTATGTCTGCTGCTAAGCCATGATCTACTACAAATACTAACAATAATTAACAGGAAAACTTCTTTGAAGATGATTGTTGGCATTTCTAGAATGAAATTAAGTAAAAGCAACTATGCTCATGAAAACATACTTAACAAAGGGTTTAGGTAAGGTAACTGATTGTCAAGTCGTACTTGTGCAGTCATCTGAGTATCCTGTATCAaccttgaaaaatatattttttccattttcagcttGCAGAGTCATACatactatttaaaataaaacctcaaaatatttagattttttagctgaaaatattttctattaaaatgttTCCATGTTCAATATTGTCCAGTAACACCTTTCTGATATCTAACCATGGAAATGTGTGTATGGTACTGTAATGACTACTTCCTCCCCTaattgtttttcaaaacaaattctcTGCCATATCTTTTTGATTTGGGAAGCATTTTTATAGCGGGGATATAtggcctgattttttttttttctgtgtcctgATGGAGACAGACATGAAAAAGTGATGTGTAGGAGTATAGTGAATCATTCCACCCTTAGATCTGAATCAATGAAAAACAACACATAATAATTTGTAGAGGAATGATAAACTCAGTAgggaaaatgataaaaaaatccaaagaacCTTACAGGATAAAATCTAAGCTACAATTCAGAGTGAAAAATCCCTGTGTTATCCTGACTTATCTTCAGTAGAGTTGAACTACAGACAGTTGTAAATTTACCCCTTCTCTTGCCTTTTCATTTATCTTATGCTACTTATTTTTCCATATGTTTTATAGGCTGGAAGGCTCCGATGAGGTCAGCAAATAAAACCTCAAATATTTAATTCCTTAGCTGTCTCCTGTCAGatgaaatgtttctgttaaACACATTCAAGTGACAGCCTGAATCCTGGCATGGGCAATGGGAAAGGGAGTGGGCTGATCTCTGTGGTCCAGATCCTGCAGTCTCTGCACCGGCTGCATTTTCAAAGGCATGATTCGCAAAAAGAGTAGCTTTCATTTTACTCCATGCatacatgtattttatttgcctctatttaacagaaaagaagatGTTTCCAGGAGTTTTTTCTGAATGTAAGCATTTGTGTGTACTCGATTTGTGCTGTAAAAGGCACATGGGAAATGATTATTATACAATTATTGTATATTGGCAAAATTTTCTTACTATCAAAACCTCATTCAGCTTCTACCATTCATGTTATCAAAAGTCTTTCTCCACCCACAGACAAAAATATATGCAGTTTGATAATAATGATGATATTTCTACTTCACTGAACACGGTACTCAGTCTGGTTTTAAATATCAGTGAGATTCAAATAGAAACAACtttacagattttgtttttgtgcTCTGCTTTTTTAGATCCTCCCATGGGAAAGAAATTTCAtacaatattttgcattttaaaaagctcaAAACTCAGTAATTTCTAGAGACAGCTGCATAAAACCAGTTTCAATGGTAACTGAAATCTTCCTTGGAGTGATTAATTGATAACTCCATTTATTAGTATCGCAGTACATGCTAATCACTTTTCCTAGGTTATGCTATGATAATGACATTGTTTAGAATATCTAATAACAAAgcaattttcttcttgcttccTTCATTTTTAGATACTGCTAGCACTGAATGCTCCTTGCAGTTTCCAGACAGAGATTATGTGTGGTGGGACATCTTCATGAAAATCTGTGTCTTTGTCTTTGCATTTGTTATTCCAGTTCTCATTATAATTGTTTGCTATACTCTGATGATTCTGCGCCTGAAAAGCGTACGGCTTCTCTCCGGGTCACGAGAAAAAGATCGAAACCTGCGTCGCATCACCAGGTTGGTTCTTGTGGTTGTGGCAGTTTTCATTATCTGCTGGACTCCTATTCACATCTTTGTGCTGGTTGAGGCCTTAGGGGACGTGTCCCACAGTACTGCTGCCATATCCAGCTATTACTTCTGCATTGCTTTGGGTTACACCAACAGCAGCCTCAATCCAATCCTTTATGCGTTTTTGGATGAAAACTTCAAGAGATGCTTCAAGGACTTCTGCTTCCCCTTCAAGATGAGGATGGACAGGCAGACCACCAGCAGAGTCCGAAACACCGTGCAAGACCCAGCTTACATGAGGGAAGCAGGTGGGGCAAACAAACCTGTATGACTAGTCGTGGAAATGTCATCTTACTGTCCTCAGGAGAGAGAGGAGTCCAACGACCTAGGACTGACGCAGATTACCACTGCAGTTTGAAATCGACCCACCCAGACAGACATTTCtggaatatttcagaaattccaGGAGTTTGAACTAAAGCAAGTTTGTTACTTATAAGCAAGAACCTCCTGAAAATAAGCTCAAATGAAAAGGACCTGGATGATGGCAGGTTTTGGCACCATATCTATTGTATTTGAGCCAGCACTAAAACACACTTCTGCAGAGCAAAGAGATAGTGTTGCACCAGGTGATTCTGGATAAGAATAGTTCTGGTTCTTCTCTTTACGATATGTAATATAAGCAACATTTGGTTATAAAACTGAGCTATACTAGTTACTTCTGCCCCAACAGTGATTGCTTCTAAAGTACAGAGTTTGACAACTTGATCCTCTTTAATAGCAAGGAGTATTAGGTTTCTGTGAACAATGCCAGAGCTATAATCAATATTGTCCTCGATTAATATATCTGTTACCCTTGTTTGTTCTGTGAAAATCCAATTTAAGCATGATCTACCTACACACCAAAGTGATTTTATTGT
This window harbors:
- the OPRK1 gene encoding kappa-type opioid receptor isoform X2, producing the protein MDAPIQIFREEPDSTCSPGPCRPPSTSSSWLPGWADYDSNATGVFGDGQHNHTSISPAIPIIITAVYSMVFVVGLVGNSLVMFVIVRYTKMKTATNIYIFNLAMADALVTTTMPFQSTEYLMNSWPFGDVLCKIVISIDYYNMFTSIFTLTMMSVDRYIAVCHPVKALDFRTPLKAKIINICIWLLSSSVGISAIVLGGTKVREVLIIIVCYTLMILRLKSVRLLSGSREKDRNLRRITRLVLVVVAVFIICWTPIHIFVLVEALGDVSHSTAAISSYYFCIALGYTNSSLNPILYAFLDENFKRCFKDFCFPFKMRMDRQTTSRVRNTVQDPAYMREAGGANKPV
- the OPRK1 gene encoding kappa-type opioid receptor isoform X1; this encodes MDAPIQIFREEPDSTCSPGPCRPPSTSSSWLPGWADYDSNATGVFGDGQHNHTSISPAIPIIITAVYSMVFVVGLVGNSLVMFVIVRYTKMKTATNIYIFNLAMADALVTTTMPFQSTEYLMNSWPFGDVLCKIVISIDYYNMFTSIFTLTMMSVDRYIAVCHPVKALDFRTPLKAKIINICIWLLSSSVGISAIVLGGTKVREDTASTECSLQFPDRDYVWWDIFMKICVFVFAFVIPVLIIIVCYTLMILRLKSVRLLSGSREKDRNLRRITRLVLVVVAVFIICWTPIHIFVLVEALGDVSHSTAAISSYYFCIALGYTNSSLNPILYAFLDENFKRCFKDFCFPFKMRMDRQTTSRVRNTVQDPAYMREAGGANKPV